A stretch of Crossiella cryophila DNA encodes these proteins:
- a CDS encoding ABC transporter permease: MTTLTGAGPLLRLALRRDRLLLPVWVLFPAVIPVVFVAAFTTAFPTQQALREYAETSVHNTAFTVTYGALHGSGLGELIAWRAGFVPVVIGLFTLLTVLRHTRSEEEAGLRELIGATAVSRHANLIAALLLAGAASLALGLLSALAMISQGLDPAGSLAYGLGLAGAGCVFAAIGAVTAQLTTGASAARGIGIVVLGGAFLLRGVGDVSAGAGGGLGWLSWLSPVGWPGQLRAFSGERWWVLALFALAVVTLTALALALSQRRDLGSGLLPPRTGPAGAAAGLRSPFALAWRLHRGALAGRAAGFAVVGFGLGAIAEAIGELMNNSTPAARAVLARIGGPGPVIDQYQAGLMTMLGVVAAGLAIHTALRARAEERSGRADPLLAGPVHRLRWAGGHLVFALLGPLLWLALFGAALGLAHGLNTGEVGHELPRSFAAALVQLPAVWLFAALAFALFGCLPRLAGGAFAVLLTSLLMGWLGGELKLSQWVLDLSVFEHIPRLPGSAVSAAPLLVLTALAAALGLLGLLGLRRRDLSLG, encoded by the coding sequence ATGACGACACTGACCGGCGCCGGCCCCCTGCTCCGGCTCGCCCTGCGCCGCGACCGCCTGCTGCTGCCGGTGTGGGTGCTCTTCCCCGCGGTGATCCCGGTGGTGTTCGTGGCCGCCTTCACCACGGCGTTCCCCACCCAGCAGGCGTTGCGGGAGTACGCCGAGACCAGCGTGCACAACACCGCGTTCACCGTGACCTACGGCGCCCTGCACGGGTCCGGTCTCGGTGAGTTGATCGCCTGGCGGGCCGGGTTCGTGCCGGTGGTGATCGGCCTGTTCACCCTGCTCACCGTGCTCCGGCACACCCGGTCGGAGGAGGAGGCCGGGCTGCGCGAGTTGATCGGCGCGACCGCGGTGTCCCGGCACGCGAACCTGATCGCCGCCCTGCTGCTGGCCGGCGCCGCCAGCCTGGCGCTCGGCCTGTTGTCGGCGCTGGCGATGATCAGCCAGGGGCTGGACCCGGCCGGATCGCTGGCCTATGGGCTCGGGCTGGCCGGCGCGGGCTGTGTCTTCGCCGCCATCGGCGCCGTCACCGCCCAGCTGACCACCGGCGCCAGCGCCGCCCGCGGGATCGGGATCGTCGTCCTGGGCGGCGCGTTCCTGCTGCGCGGCGTCGGCGATGTCAGTGCGGGCGCTGGTGGCGGGCTTGGCTGGCTGAGCTGGTTGTCCCCGGTCGGCTGGCCCGGTCAGCTCCGCGCGTTCAGCGGTGAGCGCTGGTGGGTGCTGGCGCTGTTCGCACTCGCCGTGGTCACGTTGACCGCGCTCGCCCTCGCCCTGTCCCAGCGCCGGGACCTGGGCAGCGGCCTGCTCCCACCGCGTACCGGACCGGCCGGGGCGGCCGCCGGCCTGCGGTCCCCGTTCGCCCTGGCCTGGCGGCTGCACCGAGGGGCGCTGGCCGGCCGGGCCGCGGGCTTCGCGGTGGTCGGCTTCGGGCTGGGCGCGATCGCCGAGGCCATCGGCGAGCTGATGAACAACAGCACCCCCGCCGCGCGTGCGGTGCTGGCCCGGATCGGCGGGCCGGGGCCGGTCATCGACCAGTACCAGGCGGGGCTGATGACCATGCTCGGGGTGGTCGCGGCCGGGCTGGCGATCCACACCGCCCTGCGGGCGCGGGCCGAGGAGCGCTCCGGGCGCGCCGACCCGCTGCTCGCCGGGCCGGTGCACCGCCTGCGCTGGGCAGGCGGCCACCTGGTCTTCGCCCTGCTCGGCCCCCTGCTCTGGCTGGCCCTCTTCGGCGCCGCGCTTGGCCTGGCGCACGGGCTCAACACCGGCGAAGTCGGCCACGAGTTGCCCCGCTCGTTCGCCGCCGCGCTGGTGCAACTGCCCGCGGTGTGGCTGTTCGCCGCGCTCGCGTTCGCGCTGTTCGGGTGCCTGCCGCGGCTGGCGGGCGGCGCGTTCGCGGTGCTGCTGACCAGTCTGCTGATGGGCTGGCTGGGCGGCGAACTCAAGCTGAGCCAATGGGTGCTGGACCTCTCGGTGTTCGAGCACATCCCGCGCCTGCCGGGCAGCGCGGTGTCGGCGGCGCCGCTGCTGGTGCTGACCGCGCTGGCCGCGGCACTGGGCCTGCTGGGCCTGCTCGGGCTGCGCCGCCGGGATCTCTCGCTCGGTTGA
- a CDS encoding ABC transporter ATP-binding protein, with product MTDAISVTGLVKSFGRIRALDQLDLRVRTGEVHGFLGPNGAGKSTTIRILLGLTRADAGRARLLGGDPWAEATELHRRLAYVPGDVTLWPTLSGGEVIDLLGRLRGGLDQRRRADLLDRFQLDPRTRGRAYSKGNRQKVALVAALASDVELLVLDEPTSGLDPLMEEVFREVIREEQRRGDRTVLLSSHILTEVEALCDRLTIIRDGRAVETGALAELRHLTRTSVQAELSGPPAGLAGLAGVHDLRADGSRVRFTVETAALDPVLRALTAIGVRGLTCQPPTLEELFLRHYDRARPAGPEVAK from the coding sequence GTGACTGACGCCATCTCGGTGACCGGCCTGGTGAAATCCTTCGGCCGGATCCGCGCGCTCGACCAGCTCGACCTGCGGGTCCGCACCGGTGAGGTGCACGGCTTCCTCGGCCCCAACGGCGCGGGCAAGAGCACCACGATCCGCATCCTGCTCGGCCTGACCCGCGCCGACGCCGGCCGGGCCCGGTTGCTCGGCGGCGATCCGTGGGCCGAGGCGACCGAACTGCACCGCCGCCTGGCCTACGTGCCCGGTGACGTCACGCTGTGGCCCACCCTCTCCGGCGGCGAGGTCATCGACCTGCTGGGCAGGCTGCGCGGCGGGCTGGACCAGCGTCGCCGCGCCGACCTGCTCGACCGCTTCCAGCTCGATCCGCGCACCAGGGGCCGCGCCTACTCCAAGGGCAACCGGCAGAAGGTGGCGCTGGTGGCCGCGCTGGCCTCCGACGTGGAGCTGCTGGTGCTGGACGAGCCGACCTCCGGCCTGGACCCGCTGATGGAGGAGGTCTTCCGCGAGGTGATCCGCGAGGAGCAGCGGCGCGGGGACCGGACGGTGCTGCTTTCCAGCCACATCCTGACCGAGGTCGAGGCGCTGTGCGACCGGCTCACCATCATCCGCGACGGCCGTGCCGTGGAGACCGGCGCCCTGGCTGAGCTGCGGCATCTCACCCGCACCTCGGTGCAGGCCGAGCTGTCCGGACCGCCGGCGGGGCTGGCCGGGCTGGCCGGTGTGCACGATCTGCGCGCCGACGGCAGCCGGGTGCGGTTCACCGTGGAGACCGCGGCGCTGGATCCGGTGCTGCGCGCGCTCACCGCGATCGGCGTGCGTGGACTGACCTGTCAGCCGCCCACCCTGGAGGAGCTGTTCCTCCGGCACTACGACCGGGCGCGGCCCGCCGGGCCCGAGGTGGCGAAGTGA
- a CDS encoding TetR/AcrR family transcriptional regulator: MSSATPDPADLTARARIRDAAMRHFGEHGFDAATIRGIAETAGVSSGLIRHHFGSKQALREACDQHLVALIRRLNDEVRADPFGGEVNQVALARAAMGPYQRYLGRALAEGAATAVFDEMVALSEQWIVDGDARRSDPPEVQARPRAVVATAMALSVAVLHEQISRGLGVEVFSPAGDELLARTLLEIYSRPMLTPAEAKLARAALDRSRPGD; encoded by the coding sequence ATGTCGTCAGCCACACCCGACCCAGCCGACCTCACCGCCAGGGCCCGCATCCGCGACGCCGCCATGCGGCACTTCGGCGAACACGGCTTCGACGCCGCGACCATCCGCGGCATCGCCGAGACCGCGGGCGTCTCCTCCGGTCTCATCCGGCACCACTTCGGCAGCAAGCAAGCCCTTCGTGAAGCCTGCGACCAGCACCTCGTCGCCCTGATCCGCCGCCTCAACGACGAGGTCCGCGCCGACCCGTTCGGCGGTGAGGTCAACCAGGTCGCCCTCGCGCGCGCCGCCATGGGCCCCTACCAGCGCTACCTCGGCCGGGCGCTGGCCGAGGGCGCGGCGACCGCCGTGTTCGACGAGATGGTCGCGTTGAGCGAGCAGTGGATCGTCGATGGCGACGCGCGGCGATCCGACCCGCCCGAGGTGCAAGCCCGGCCGCGGGCCGTGGTCGCCACCGCGATGGCGTTGTCCGTCGCCGTCCTGCACGAGCAGATCTCGCGTGGGCTGGGTGTCGAGGTGTTCAGCCCGGCGGGCGATGAGCTGCTCGCACGCACCCTGCTGGAGATCTACTCCCGTCCCATGCTCACCCCGGCCGAGGCCAAGCTGGCCCGCGCCGCTCTCGATCGGAGCCGCCCCGGTGACTGA